atccaactataattggctttataataatcttgatgaactcaatgactcgaatgcaacgtctttcaaaatatgccatgaatgactccaagtaatatccttaaaatgagctaatgcacagcggaagatttctttaatacctgagaataaacatgctttaaagtgtcaaccaaaaggttggtgagttcataggtttatcataacaatcatttcaatatattaatagaccacaagatttccgtttataaatatatgtacactcgcaagtgtataaaagtattctataagttgtaggcacccggtaacaagccttaacattcatgttttaccctctgaagtacaccagatcaggtgtgtttaaaataacctcgaagtactaaagcatcccatagtcaggatggggtttgtcaggcccaatagatctatctttaggattcgcgcctaccgtacatagacaatagtttaatgttaccaagctaagggtatatttctggtttaaacccacgtagaattagttttggtacttgtgcctatttcgtaaaacatttataaaagttgcgcatgtattctcagtcccaaaaatatatgtaaaaagggagtaaatgaaactcacaatactgtatttcgtagtaaaaatacatataacgtcatttaataagtgcaaggttggcctcggattcacgaacgtatcaatattgagattcaatattgcaggaaagtacgtagacgcaacggagatgataaacactagattgacctcacaagcatacccatgaaccatacccatcacctccatagctataacccataatttccttagcttcgactcattcaaataaactattttgaaatcactcggacatcactccgtcgtaatattttatgtatactaataatatcttgaaataatacagagcaaatatatatatatatatatatatatcaattgagagagtttagagaaatatattttcaagtttctatgaaataatgaaacctattgaattctatttataatagatttttgaattataaaagtgaattattaaagtatgaattattaaagtgaattattaaagtatgaattattaaaatgaattattaaagtatgaattattaaagtatgaattattaaagtgaattattaaagtatgaattattaaagtgaattattaaagttaaagtaaagtagaagtaaagtaaaggtaaagttaaagtatagtaaaagtataaaaaactatgtatgtataatacacgtataaatatatataatattaatttaaatcgttatatatatttaatgaaataaaatataaatatcgttatatttattatactggttaagtaatgagttgtcaaaagtgattctagatatttataaaagttatatacgttttaataataaagttctttttaaactgaaaacgtctttgtacgtttgaaaatagattaatagaatattatggaaaccaattctccactaacttttgtctaactttcgtaaatgacactttttgtttttatttataaatagctttacaaattattctgaataccgttaagaggaatagattttctcaaatcatagtggacctctcaacagagacttgtaatcataattcaatgtttctgataattcaatcatttaatatatattttttttcgtcgaaaatcatattgaaacaaatacgttcgtgtaaagtattatacgtttaatactttattaatattctcaagttataatatatatatatacatatacatatctatttatatataacggttcgtgaatcgtcggaatttggtcgaagttataatgaatgtatgaacacagtttaaaattcttgagatttaacttaacaaactttgcttatcgtgtcagaataatataaagattaaagtttaaatttggtcgaaaatttccgggtcgtcacaattactccgtatatatctttatctttatatttatctttattattattattattattattattattattattattattatatattataagaaAATTTTAATTATGTCATCAAATCTTCAAAAATATTTGTTGGCAAAATCTCAACCATTAGATGAAATAATAACTTCTAATCTCTACCCTAAAAAATAATGATGTTTCATTTACATGGTATACATCATCAACAAATATAGTTCCTATTTTACCTAtctccatttattattattattattattattattattattattattattattattattattattattattattattattacgtatcatcatcatcatcatcatcatcatcatcatgattatgattataaacTCAACTTGTTCCATGTTGTAAGTCTCAATTATTACTTTTTTGGTGAAAATAGGTTATAATATATTTTCCTTTTTTTTACCCAAAAAAATAAAACTTTAGATAAccttttatatatctatatttatatttattataaatataaaataaatttaaaataaagaACTTTTTAATATCGTGACAAATTTAAGGGTTGTTATTAAAAAATTTCTATATGTtttaattatttgtacatttaattaatcaattattattttttgATATAACTTCTCATAATCAACTTATCAACTTAATGTACTAAATCTACTAGTGTTTTATGCATAATTAAATTCTAATAAGATTTAAAAATTTAAAagttctaaaataaaataaaataaatataaaagtaaatAATACGTAATTTGATAATCAGACAAGAAACTATATTAAGGGCAACTGATTTTTTTATACACAAAACAGAAAACCTAACTCCCCAAAACGGACGTTGATCTCAGTTCTATATTACGAGTATACTTATTTAATCTCGTACGATCTCCTactcatcacaatacaaattcggaagaaaaataatgattttttaAACAATTTTCCCAAAATTGTTAATACAAATTTGATCGCTACATGGTAATTTTTCTGTATGATGAGTTTCCATAACGATTAGGTTTTTAACTATACTATCCACTTTGTATTATTATATGTTTCAGATGTGTTTTAATTTATGTGATCTTGTGTAATTACAGTATTAAATCTAGATTTTGTATTGTGTTTGTATTATGCTGAGAGTGAAGTTAATTATCCCCAAATTGCTTAAACCTAATTTCATATTTTTATTGATCTTGATTATACGTTTTTATTTACCTTTTACACTAAGATACAGTCATAAATTCACTTAATCACCTTGGCATGTGGGCTTATGCAATAAATTGTTAGTTATTTGGACCAGGTATCTAATACCTAATGTGCTTGTTGATAATTTATTTACAGTAGATGTACTGTAAGAGAATTTATGGTGTACTTTATGTATTTAGAAATGTCTATCTTATGATTATCACATAATATTCCTGTTTTAATTCGTAAAATATCTTTTGTTATGGATAGATATATAGAACTCAAATATAGTTAAGAGCAAATCTGAATCAATCATTTCAAATGAGCCGTTAAAACTTGGATGCATATGCATCTATGCGCTTCTAAAAATGAACGGTCCATTTTAGTTTTCATTGTTCTTACTGATACTTGAGTTCGTATTTGATTGTAACCCGATTCTTTTGATAAGTAGTGTTCATGTTTTTCAGTAAAGGATAACACTTTTGGAGAGGCTAACGATGTGTTAACTGATTACGTTAAGTATAGAACATTAAGTAAGCATCTTATGTTTATTGCTGAAATTGGTATATATGTGACCATGTACATACTTAGCTAGCCTATTAAGTAGTTTCATATATTGGTTTCAGTAAGAAAAGTTGAGTACTTTGGTGGCCTTTACATACATTATCTTTTAAATATTTATGGACACTATAGCTAATTTTGTTTAATGCTGTTTTAGATTGTAGATTCTTGCCCTCAACAGCACGAATATTAATTCTATCTTAAACACCTATATCTGGATCATGACGAGAATATGAGATAATGCAATCCCCTGGTTAGCCCTCCttaaccctttttttttttttttattcattttagtaTTACCTGTATTTCTTAGCTTCATCGATCTTATTATATACACTCTCTGGATTTCATGAGTAAATTTACTGGTGTCTGCCATTTACTCGTCAAAAGGATCTATTTGGGTTATGGGTCAATGTTGTAGAACTCGGAATCACTCGGCGAGTATTCGGTTTTTGCAACTTGGGGAGTACCCAGAAAGTACTCAGAAAGTACTCGGTCAAActcagtcaaactcggtcaaaaatcagtaaaaatttgGCCAATACTCAGAAAATTGGTCAAGATTCGGTCAAAACTcattcaaagtcaaacttggtcaacatccgagtactcctaGAGTTTCCGTGTACTCCTTACAAAGTCCCGATCGAACGTAGCGATATTTGCAACCTTGATTTGGGTTATGGTTGACACTGATTATGTATTTTTAAACTTTAAACATTTGGACAAAAGTGTTCCAGATCAACACTATCCGACCCATTTTGTCATgtataataaattataaatatccATTTCACTACTATTTTATATTAGTTACAGCTGGCGGACTGAGGAATACGTCGGTGGTTATCCTTACACTAAATACCAGTGAAGTGTATATCATCATTAGCTTATCTTTTCGAACCGACACTCAAGTAATTTACATTGATCCAACAACCGGGTCCCTCAAACACGACCGAAAGCCGGGTTATGACATTTTCAACTCACAAGATGAAGCATTGAAATACATAACAAATGGTTCACAATCAAATATTAAGAGTACAATCTACGCGAAAGCTATTTTAGGGTTTGCAGTACTCGGGAATTTTGCATTGTTGCTTGTTGCTACAAAGTTGACTGCTAGTATACCGTATTTGCCAGGTGGCGGGTGTGTATACATGGTTGTTGagagtaaatgggtcaaaattcaaCTTCAAAACGTTCAACCGCAAGGAAAAGGAGAATTAAAGAATATTCAAGAACTTATTGAACTTGAGATTGATGGAAAACATTACTTTTGTGAAACGAGAGATATTACTCGACCGTTTCCGAGTCGTGTTTCGTTACGAGATCCCGATGATGAATTTGTTTGGAATCGATGGTTCTCGATTGCTTTTAGAAGAATTGGGCTTGAACAACATTGTGTCGTTTTGCTGCAGGTATGGTGCTTTGTATTTTGTGCCATTTTATTGCATGCATTGTCTTGTCGGGTATGGATCCGGGCTTGGGATAGGGTTTTTTAATCGGGTTTGGGCCATTGACTAGCCCTTGCCGGCCCATTGCCATCCTTGTTATCTCATATATAAGTCATTGCTTCAGTATCCATATTATCTGTGTAGaagtatatatataaactatataaatatcaAGTTGATATGGCAGTGGTATAAATTTTTTGCCATGTCAGCCCTCAAATTTACAGCCATGTCAGCCTCAACATTACCTACTATACTAATTGTGCACAATGTTTACTGACTATTATGCCCCTGTGAGCAGTAATCTTCACAGGTTTACACGCAGGGGTATTTTAGTAATTGCACATTTCTTTTCTTATTATTTATTTCTCTGGTTTGTTTTTTGCCCGGTGAAATGGGGCCCACGCACCCCTAGTTTACAACAATGTTGACGTGAATATTTTTATATGACAAGAATTATTTCTTTTGAAACATACACAGCCTTAAATGTGTATAATGACATATATAAATAAACAATCTTCTATTCTCAAATGGAAACAACCCCATATTGAAATTTGATGTATTATTAACGCCCTCAGAATTCATACAATCAAGAAGTTGATATGTTATTTTTAATCTATTAAAAAAATGTAATTTATGTAAAATTACAGGGATTTGTAGAATATCGAACATTTGGAAGCTTTGGCCAACAAGAAGGAATTGTTGCTCTTGTAGCTCGTCGCAGTAGGCTTCATCCTGGCACTCGATATTTAGCAAGAGGCTTAAACGCGTGTTACAGCAcaggtaaatatatatatttttgaaaaaaTGTTAAAAACACACAGGTTCGTGTATATGTTATACACATAAATTGTTCAAGGATAATATGTTTATGATGTATATTTCTTCTGTTTTATCGTCTGCATTAATAGGAAACGAAATTGAGTGTGAGCAACTTGTATGGGTGCCAAAACGGGCGGGTCAAAGTGTGCCTTTCAACACATACATATGGAGACGAGGCACTATTCCCATATGGTGGGGCGCAGAACTAAAAATGACTGCTGCCGAAGCATCAATATATGTTTCTGAACGTGATCCTTATAAAGGAAGTGCACGGTATTATCAAAGATTAACCAAACGATACGATACACGAAATTTAGGCGtagttggtcaaagtcaaagtcaaagtcaaagtaacAATGCTTTGGTTCCTATAGTGTGTGTCAATTTACTTAGAAGTGGAGAAGGGAAATCGGAATCGATTTTAGTTCAACATTTTGAGGAATCATTGGATTATATTCGGTCAATGGGTCAACTTCCCGATACCCGAATTCATTTAATACATTATGATTGGCATACAAGTATCCGATTAAAAGGTGAACACCAAACGATCGAAGGACTTTGGTACCATTTGAAAGCACCGACTATATCTGTAGGTATTTCCGAAGGCGATTATCTACTTAGTCGTGAACATATGGAAGATTATAAAGGTGAAAACTTTTATAACGATGACATCATCGGTTTCTTTTGTATGCGGGTACATCAAAACGGAGTAATTCGTTACAATTGTGCCGATTCTTTGGATCGAACAAACGCCGCTAGTTTCTTCGGTGCCCTTCAAGTTTTTGTAGAACAATGTAGACGGCTCGGTATAATTCTTGATAATGACGCGTCACCCAAAAAGTCAAACGAGTCAAATCACACGAAACCTTGGAAGGGTTTTGACATGACATTTAACGAGTTTAAAAAGTCAACTCTTTTATCACCGGTATTTCAATTAGCTGACTTATTCTTGATTGCGGGTGATATTCATGCAATGTTATACACGGGGTCCAAAGCAATGCATAGTCATATTCTTAATATTTTTAGTGAAGAAGCAAATAAGTCGAAACAATTTTCGGTAGCACAAAATGTAAAAATTAACTTGCAAAGAAGATATAATAATGCAGTTGTCGATAGCTCTCGTCAAAAACAGTTGGAAATGTTCCTTGGATTAAGGCTTTTTAAACATCTCCCGTCAGTTTCGGTTCATCCTTTGCACGTATGTaactatatattaatatattttatttgttatttcatatttaaatataaatataaatataaatataaatataaatataaatataaatataaatataaatatataaatgaaaacACAATTTTaatatctgttttttttttttttgctaggtGCTTAGTAGACGACCTGGCTTTCTTCTTAAACCGGTTGCCAGCGTTGACCCGAGCTCTGATGGAGACTGTCTTCTTAGTTTTAAGCAAAAAGATCTCATCTGGGTAACTAATCTTTATGCTTttcaaattaaataaattaaaaattaaattacgaATAAAATAGTCTGTTTTCTTGTAAAGTCTTGTAAGACACTGATAATGTTACTCCCCTATTCCTAATAGGCGTCAGACTTTTATTCTGCTATCGTCATATTATAAATTCTTACAGTAAAATCTGATTTTTTTTCTATATCTTCAAGTAGAGACATTCTTTGTTAATGAATTAGAATCTTAAGTGACTTTGAACCTTCATCCGTGAATGGGTCGATGTGGGCTATGTTTTACCTCGAACAAGTCCAATGGATCAAATTGGGTGAAAGCCGCCAGTGTTTATGATAAATGCATAAAACCTCCGAAATCGTTAAAAGGTGGATTATAAAACAAAATAGTCTTGTGCAAAGAAATTGGACTTATTTTTGACAAAAATTAACCCAACTTATTTTAACCAATAATTTGAAAGATTACATCTTTCAACCCAAACCTCTTTTAAGTCTTTAGGAACCCAATTGATCACCCATATTGCCACCTCTAGTTAATATGTATAATGTGTATTAATTGTTGTACAGGTTTCACAACAGGCGGCAGACATAATACAACTATTTATATACCTTGGCGAACCTTGTCATGTTTGTCAACTACTTCTTACAATTTCACATGGTGCAGATGATTCAACGTATCCATCAACACTAGATGTGAGAACAGGACGTGATCTCGATGCGCTTAAACTTGTTTTGGAGGTTTGACTTATAATATCTTCACCCACGCTAGGCATGTTGAATTCGAAAGCACACTTTTCTTCTTTTGTTGTTACCAATGTAGAACATATAGTAGGAATCATGGATCTTATTATTATAGGTAAAATAGTACATACATGTATCAAACAATAAGGATGAAATTTTATGATGTAGTGGTTATTAAATGTTACCTATATGATTATGCATAGAGGAATTGGGAAAGAATAGCACATTCTTGGAGAACTCGGAATTACTCGACAAGTACTCGGCTTTTGCAACTCGACGAGTACTTGGTCAAACTcggccaaaactcgggattactcggaaaactggtcaaacttggtcaaaatcggtcaaagtcaaactcggtcaacatCCGTGTACTCCCTACAAAGTCCCGACCTGTTTGGACCCATTTGACCCATACCCGTTTCGacctgttacccaaaccgacccaacctgacccgtttggacACGTTTAAATTTTTTacccgtttgacccatgacccatttcaacccaatacCGCTTTGACCCGTTactcaaaccgacccaacctgacccgttttccAGGTATAATAGTATCTAAAAATTGGCTGTACAATTTCCAAGAAAATAGTGAGATTCCATATGGGTCTTCTCAGTTTTCcgatttgtattattttctaaattATTGTTACTCTTTAGTCACGTAAAGTTAACTAAATCAAGGGTGTTATAGTCATTTTATAACACGTAAATAATACCGATTTTTTTAACAGGGAGCCACCATTCCTCGGTGTCCTAACGGTACAAATATGGTGGTTTCGATACCGGGCCCCATCAGCAACGAGGAAATGGCTTTAAAAAGAACCGGATCAAATGTACATAAAACCAGCCTTCCATTTCTATACGATTTTAATGGACCGGAGGGCAAATTGGACTTTCTTACTCGTGTGGTTGTACTCACATTTTATCCAGCTGAGTCAACCAGTTCTCCGGTCACACTCGGTGAGGTACATTGTAGTAACTACGTGTTTGTTTTTTTATTTGTTTCTTATCTTGTTTTTCGTAATCATGTAActggtatattttttttattattattatttcaatttgaTTATTTAGTAGTTTTTCCTCATTCATAAGTATTGGTTCTTAAGACCCATTACATATGTTGTGTAGACTATTTAGGAGTGAGATATGTCAGCAATTCCAAAATCATGTTTTTCTTTGAAAAAGGGCCTTTTTTTTATGCGTAAGTAGAATAATTATATGACAAACTATAAGTAATATTTATGATAGATACTGATTGTAAATGTTAGTTTGCTAATTTATGTGATAAAATTTTCATTAATTTCAGGGTGGCCTTTTGCTTctattatatatgtaatatatgtatatatgtatgtatatatatggattggttGCTGTAAAATAAATTGTATGGCAAAAAGGTAGAAAATAAGAATAGTGTGACACGTGTCAGTTGTGCGTCAATTTCTGGGGCGTGTTTGCAGGGACGGAACATAGTGTTACCCGaagggggtatccgccccacctggatttaacgggaaaaaaaatttacactaaaaaaagtttttttttaccaaaagaaaaggttttttagtgtttaccctgctgacaatgaaaaatttattaaatttttacacccgCCCCATCTGTATCCGAGTTCGAGTTcaagttcaagttccgccactgcgtGTTTGtatccaatatataaatatatctctCTCATCTCttcgtgtatatatgtgtatatgtgtgtCTATGTTTCCTTCTGGGGCCGAAAATTGTCTATTTTTttgtttatattttattttatttttatttttttataaatgaaTACTGGAATGTGTCACAGGTAGAGATACTTGGAATTTCTCTTCCCTGGAGAGATATCTTTGCTTCTGAAGGCCATGGCTTAAGTGTATATAAACGTGTTACGAATTCCAAAGACGATTTTAACGATATCCCGTCCAAAACAAGAAACACTACAAACGTTGCTTTAACCGATGACGTGTTGTCACCTGAAAAATCTTATATGTCCGCTAGCCCTCAGGTTGACCTTTTGACCGGTGATAACGTGATTTCAGGATCCGATTCACAACCAATGACAGATATTAGTTTGCATGATCGGGATCTTAATATTAAGGAACTTGAAAAAGCACGATTGCAAGATAAAATACCAACCAAAAACGGTGCACAACAGTACATAAGTTGCTTTGAAATGTTGACTGCGTTACACGGAGTAagctatttttttatatattttattttattggtGCTCTTACTGTTATTCGTGATAATATTATTTTAAACTACATAATTTAGTAAGAAAGAATATGACGCTTTCTGTAATTTTGATGGTTAATATTTTCGGGAAAATTTCTTTTGGAATATGGTTTATAATGATCTCTTATACATGTCGGTTTTAAGATCAGTCCGAGTACTCGGTCAAAACTTGGGATTACTCGGTCAAACTCGGCCAAAACTCGAGATTACTCggaaaatcggtcaaagtcaaacttagtcaaacatAAGTAATTTTGATGTTTTGCAGGGTAACAAGTTAGGGTTCATAGAAGCTATGAAACTTGAAATCGAACGTCTTCACCTTAATCTTTCCACTTTTGAAAGGGATAAAGCTTTATCGTCTATCGGCATTGATCCGTCTACTATCGATCCCAATACATTAATAGAAGAATCTTATATCGGTTCATTATGCAAAACGTCAAACGCCCTTGCGGTTCTCGGTCAAATTTCACTCGAAGATCGGACCACGGGTTCTATCGGTCTTGATCCTATTGACAACACTAACGATATCGATTTTTGGAATGTTACTCGAGTTGGCGATCGTTGTTACGGGGAATCATGCCAAGTTCGCGCCGAAACTTTAAGTTTGACTTCTTCTTCAAAGTCAACGTATATATGTTGTGTATGTAAACGTAAGGTTTGTAAAGTTTGTTGTGCGGGTAAAGGTGCTATTCTTCTTCGAAACAATGGTGGAACGAGTTATAATGATGTAGATGGGGTTATTTGTAAGCGTTGTTGtgatgaaagtgttcttgatgcaTTGACTTTGGATTATATTAGAGTCTTAATTAGTCAACGAAGAAGCCATCATGCTGAAATTGCTACTTATAAAGCTTTGGGTCGAGTGGTGGGTGATAATTGCATCTCGAGAAAAACCGCCCCGTTCAATAAAAATGGAACTGTTGAGGTGCTTCGAAAATTACTTAAAGGAGAGGAATCGCTAGCTGAATTCCCGTTTGGAAGCTTTCTGCACTCGGTATATTATCCAtcctttgttttttttttaacaatGTCAAACACTGAAGGTGGCAATTTCTAACCATTTAATATGAATGGGTCTATTTGGGCTATATTTGATGGGTCAATTTGGTTGAATATAAAGAGAAATAGTTTAAAAAGGAATCGGGTAAAATGTTGCCAAAATTGTAACTTTATTTCACAATTCTTCTTCATTTAATTCATCACGTCCAGCTCCTATATATGAACATTTTTGGAATACCATTGCAACTTAAACGTGGCAAAATGGGCAGTTTGGGTCGCATATCAAAATGAATGAGTTTTTGTGCTGGTTGGCTTAGGATTAGCCCGAAACACTTATGATCTCAAATCCTTAACTCTTACAATTTATCAATGTATCAGATACTATATGAGTTGGGGTTTGTTTGGGCTGGAACACGCATCGCAATTCTTTAACTAATTGTGTATATAATATGTTAGTTTATTAAATATGATTAGAAAAACTACATTATTTCAGTTAATATGATGTGTGAATTAAATAGTTTGGTATGTTCACTTTCAGACTACTACTATCTTTACCTGTTTGACTTATTAGAGATGAAAACATTATTCTTATTTGGTAATGATCCATTTATAAAAAGAGGTCGAAATTACCCCCTCTAAAGAAACTGGAATCTTTATTAGTTCAAGTGACCATTATTACTATATACTCATCCAAAAAAAATTGgaatttacaagaaaatcttatcaAAATTGTATTATGTAGTACTAAAATAATTTGtgtgtttattttttattttcatagaTTGAATCAGCATCGGGTTCAGCACCACCGTTATCATTACTTACACCTTTAGATACAGAGTTACAAAATTCATATTGGAGAGCTCCAAATACTTCCTCGTCTGTCGAGCTCGTTATTGTTCTTGGAAACCTTGCTGATGTCACCGGGATCGTTCTTCTCGTTAGTCCATGTGGCTATTCGATGTCGGATTCCCCAACTGTAAGTACAAAGAATAATCTCTTAAGTTTCTTAGTCTTTAATAGTATAAATATCTTTATGTGTAATATGTTTAATGAGTAGAGTTAAGCATAGTAGATGGTTGTCATCCAAAAGGGTAAGGTCGAAACAATTTGGGTTGGGTTGAGATTATATACTCTATGTGTAATAAGTTGAGATTAAAGAATTCTAATATTAATTGTTGTATAGGTGCAAATTTGGGCAAGTAATAAAATACACAAGGAAGAAAGATCATGTATTGGAAAATGGGACGTTAGATCACTCATCAATTCTTCTCCTGAGCTTTGTGGTCCcgaaaaatccgataacgagagtCAAACTCCTCGCCACATCAGATTTGACTTTCGAAATCCTGTCCGTTGTCGCATGATTTGGATAAAACTAACCATTCAAAAACTTGTTTCAAGTTCTGTTAGTTTTGGGAAAGATTTCAATCTTTTATCCTTGAATAATGATGACCCGTTATCTGGGCCCGTGAGACGTGCCTCTATTGCAGGAACCTCCGAAAGTATCCCATGCATTCATGCGAAAAGAATTCTCGTAACTGGATCTTCGGTGAAAGCGGATATCGAAGAGTCATCATCGCGAAATTATGAGGTTGCGAGCGGCATAAAAAGTTGGTTGGAGAAAGCTCCATTATTAAATAGATACAAGGTACGGTTAACGATCAAAATTGGTAGTCCCTCTGTCTCAAAATAATTGTCCCGTTTGACTTTTTATAGTCTCTCTTTTTaaattttgactttaaatatttttatttgtgctaatataatatttgataaaaattatatcaaTGAATTCAGTTTTAAAATGTGTTTTCATGCACACAAAAAAGACTTAAAAAGTCAAAGCGGGAAAGTAATTTTGtgacggagggagtaatatattTAGTCAAAATTGGTCTAGACAGTTCGACCTGCAATTTATTGTCTTgagtcttataattagttaatatgCTTATTGAATACGTTCACTTCAACTATAGTATGATAAGTTAATTTTTGAAATAAAATGATTCAGCAGGTTATATGCATTTTTATTTAATGTATAAATTTGCTTTAAAAGGTAACTAACTTGGGTCT
This genomic stretch from Rutidosis leptorrhynchoides isolate AG116_Rl617_1_P2 chromosome 11, CSIRO_AGI_Rlap_v1, whole genome shotgun sequence harbors:
- the LOC139877905 gene encoding probable phosphoinositide phosphatase SAC9 isoform X2, yielding MQSPAGGLRNTSVVILTLNTSEVYIIISLSFRTDTQVIYIDPTTGSLKHDRKPGYDIFNSQDEALKYITNGSQSNIKSTIYAKAILGFAVLGNFALLLVATKLTASIPYLPGGGCVYMVVESKWVKIQLQNVQPQGKGELKNIQELIELEIDGKHYFCETRDITRPFPSRVSLRDPDDEFVWNRWFSIAFRRIGLEQHCVVLLQGFVEYRTFGSFGQQEGIVALVARRSRLHPGTRYLARGLNACYSTGNEIECEQLVWVPKRAGQSVPFNTYIWRRGTIPIWWGAELKMTAAEASIYVSERDPYKGSARYYQRLTKRYDTRNLGVVGQSQSQSQSNNALVPIVCVNLLRSGEGKSESILVQHFEESLDYIRSMGQLPDTRIHLIHYDWHTSIRLKGEHQTIEGLWYHLKAPTISVGISEGDYLLSREHMEDYKGENFYNDDIIGFFCMRVHQNGVIRYNCADSLDRTNAASFFGALQVFVEQCRRLGIILDNDASPKKSNESNHTKPWKGFDMTFNEFKKSTLLSPVFQLADLFLIAGDIHAMLYTGSKAMHSHILNIFSEEANKSKQFSVAQNVKINLQRRYNNAVVDSSRQKQLEMFLGLRLFKHLPSVSVHPLHVLSRRPGFLLKPVASVDPSSDGDCLLSFKQKDLIWVSQQAADIIQLFIYLGEPCHVCQLLLTISHGADDSTYPSTLDVRTGRDLDALKLVLEGATIPRCPNGTNMVVSIPGPISNEEMALKRTGSNVHKTSLPFLYDFNGPEGKLDFLTRVVVLTFYPAESTSSPVTLGEVEILGISLPWRDIFASEGHGLSVYKRVTNSKDDFNDIPSKTRNTTNVALTDDVLSPEKSYMSASPQVDLLTGDNVISGSDSQPMTDISLHDRDLNIKELEKARLQDKIPTKNGAQQYISCFEMLTALHGGNKLGFIEAMKLEIERLHLNLSTFERDKALSSIGIDPSTIDPNTLIEESYIGSLCKTSNALAVLGQISLEDRTTGSIGLDPIDNTNDIDFWNVTRVGDRCYGESCQVRAETLSLTSSSKSTYICCVCKRKVCKVCCAGKGAILLRNNGGTSYNDVDGVICKRCCDESVLDALTLDYIRVLISQRRSHHAEIATYKALGRVVGDNCISRKTAPFNKNGTVEVLRKLLKGEESLAEFPFGSFLHSIESASGSAPPLSLLTPLDTELQNSYWRAPNTSSSVELVIVLGNLADVTGIVLLVSPCGYSMSDSPTVQIWASNKIHKEERSCIGKWDVRSLINSSPELCGPEKSDNESQTPRHIRFDFRNPVRCRMIWIKLTIQKLVSSSVSFGKDFNLLSLNNDDPLSGPVRRASIAGTSESIPCIHAKRILVTGSSVKADIEESSSRNYEVASGIKSWLEKAPLLNRYKVPTESEKLIEHDLVLELNISPGSPVVAGFRLDGFSAIKPQLIHSPSSNVNPLDVLSIVFQHRFLSPAVLFIQVSASQGSSEEEMVVVAEYRVPEVKSGTPMYFDFPEVISSRRLWFRLVGDVTAFSDDPEEGDSGRTLAAGLSLLNRIKLYYYAHPSDLGRWASLSGI